From a single Myotis daubentonii chromosome 5, mMyoDau2.1, whole genome shotgun sequence genomic region:
- the DOK3 gene encoding docking protein 3: MEPLETPVKDGILYQQHVKFGKKSWRKVWGLLYAGGPSGVARLESWEVRDGGSGPAGDRSAGPSRRGERRVIRLADCVSVLPADGESCPRDTGAFLLTTTERSHLLAAQHRQAWMGPICQLAFPATGEFSSGSGEAEAPKRGLVPMEENSIYSSWQEVGTFPVVVQRTEAAARCQLKGPYILLLGQDAIQLSEPGSPQALYTWPYHFLRKFGSDKDVFSFEAGRRCDSGEGLFAFSSPRARDLCGVVTAAIARQKERLPEVVGPRPCPLPRATSLPSLEPPGELRELPPGSEPSDSRRVFLADPGPQSLPPLPLESGLYAAVCKRTSGPLAGAEHLYENLCALEAGPIPPDLRDPEQEGPGGFSPPASPIYHNSKDLGWPGPAHDSSLEAQYRRLLELDLDDNGDEAGVSGRSGAHSGFKAKLVTLLSRERKKVPAPCDRP, from the exons AAGTCCTGGCGGAAGGTGTGGGGTCTGCTCTATGCAGGTGGCCCATCAGGCGTGGCACGGCTGGAGAGCTGGGAAGTCCGGGATGGTGGCTCGGGGCCAGCAGGTGACAGGTCTGCAGGTCCTAGCCGACGGGGAGAGCGGCGGGTCATCCGCCTGGCCGACTGCGTGTCGGTGCTGCCAGCTGATGGTGAGAGCTGCCCCCGGGACACTGGTGCCTTCCTGCTCACCACCACCGAGAGAAGCCACCTGCTGGCCGCACAGCACCGCCAGGCATGGATGGGCCCCATCTGCCAGCTGGCCTTCCCG GCCACAGGGGAATTTTCCTCCGGATCAGGGGAGGCGGAGGCTCCCAAGCGGGGCCTGGTCCCCATGGAAGAGAACTCCATCTACTCTTCCTGGCAGGAAG TGGGCACATTTCCGGTGGTGGTGCAGAGGACAGAGGCAGCTGCCCGCTGCCAGTTGAAGGGGCCCTATATCCTGCTGCTGGGCCAAGATGCCATCCAGCTGAGCGAGCCAGGCAGCCCGCAGGCCCTCTACACCTGGCCCTACCACTTCCTGCGCAAGTTTGGTTCCGACAAG GACGTGTTCTCCTTCGAAGCTGGCCGCCGCTGTGACTCAGGCGAAGGCCTCTTCGCCTTCAGCAGCCCCCGAGCTCGAGACTTGTGCGGGGTCGTGACTGCGGCCATCGCCCGCCAGAAGGAGCGGCTGCCTGAGGTGGTGGGGcctcggccctgccccctgcctcgggccacctccctgccctcactTGAGCCTCCTGGAGAGCTGCGGGAGTTGCCCCCAGGGTCTGAGCCTTCAGACTCTCGTAGGGTGTTCCTGGCCGATCCTGGGCCACAGAGCCTGCCCCCGCTGCCCCTGGAGTCTGGGCTGTACGCTGCCGTGTGCAAGCGGACCAGCGGGCCCCTGGCCGGCGCTGAGCACCTCTACGAGAATCTGTGTGCCCTAGAAGCTGGCCCTATACCACCCGACCTGAGGGACCCTGAGCAGGAGGGCCCTGGTGGCTtcagccccccagccagccccatctACCACAACAGCAAGGACCTGggctggcctggcccagcccaTGACAGCAGCCTGGAGGCCCAGTACCGACGGCTGCTGGAGCTGGACCTTGATGACAATGGCGACGAGGCCGGGGTCTCTGGCCGCTCCGGTGCCCATTCAGGCTTCAAGGCCAAGTTGGTGACGCTGCTGAGCCGAGAGCGGAAGAAGGTCCCAGCTCCCTGCGATAGGCCCTGA
- the PDLIM7 gene encoding PDZ and LIM domain protein 7 isoform X5 — translation MEGAGTMDSFKVVLEGPAPWGFRLQGGKDFNVPLSISRLTPGGKAAQAGVAVGDWVLSIDGENAGGLTHIEAQNKIRACGEQLSLGLSRAQPAQSKPRKALTPASDPPRYTFAPSTSLNKTARPFGAPLLADSTPQQNGQPLRPLVPDASKQRLMEDTEDWRPRPGTGQSRSFRILAHLTGTEFMQDPDEEHLKKSREKYVLELQSPRYTRLRDWHHQRSAHVLNVQS, via the exons ATGGAAG gGGCAGGCACCATGGATTCCTTCAAGGTGGTGCTGGAGGGACCAGCCCCCTGGGGCTTTCGGCTGCAAGGGGGCAAGGACTTCAATGTGCCCCTCTCCATCTCCCGG CTCACGCCTGGAGGCAAAGCTGCACAGGCTGGGGTAGCTGTTGGCGACTGGGTGCTGAGTATTGACGGCGAGAATGCTGGAGGCCTTACGCACATTGAAGCCCAAAACAAGATCCGGGCCTGTGGGGAGCAGCTCAGCCTGGGTCTCAGCAG GGCCCAGCCGGCTCAGAGCAAACCTCGGAAG GCCCTGACCCCTGCCTCGGACCCCCCGCGGTACACCTTTGCACCCAGCACTTCCCTCAACAAGACAGCGCGGCCCTTCGGGGCGCCCCTGCTGGCTGACAGCACCCCACAGCAGAATGG ACAGCCGCTCCGACCGCTGGTCCCAGATGCCAGCAAGCAGCGGCTGATGGAAGACACGGAAGACTGGCGGCCACGGCCCGGAACGGGCCAATCCCGTTCCTTCCGCATCCTTGCCCACCTCACGGGCACCGAGTTCA TGCAAGACCCGGATGAGGAGCACCTGAAGAAGTCAAG gGAAAAGTATGTCCTGGAGCTGCAGAGCCCACGCTACACCCGCCTCCGGGACTGGCACCACCAGCGCTCTGCCCACGTGCTCAACGTGCAGTCGTAG
- the PDLIM7 gene encoding PDZ and LIM domain protein 7 isoform X3, whose protein sequence is MEGAGTMDSFKVVLEGPAPWGFRLQGGKDFNVPLSISRLTPGGKAAQAGVAVGDWVLSIDGENAGGLTHIEAQNKIRACGEQLSLGLSRAQPAQSKPRKVQTPDKQPLRPLVPDASKQRLMEDTEDWRPRPGTGQSRSFRILAHLTGTEFMQDPDEEHLKKSSQVPRTEAPVPASATPQEPWPGPTTPSPTSRPPWAVDPAFAERYAPDKTSTVLTRHSQPATPTPLQNRTSIVQAAAGGGTGGGGGSNGKTPVCHQCHKVIRGRYLVALGHAYHPEEFVCSQCGMVLEEGGFFEEKGAIFCPPCYDMRYAPSCAKCKKKITGEIMHALKMTWHVHCFTCTACKTPIRNRAFYMEEGVPYCERDYEKMFGTKCRGCDFKIDAGDRFLEALGFSWHDTCFVCAICQINLEGKTFYSKKDKPLCKSHAFSHV, encoded by the exons ATGGAAG gGGCAGGCACCATGGATTCCTTCAAGGTGGTGCTGGAGGGACCAGCCCCCTGGGGCTTTCGGCTGCAAGGGGGCAAGGACTTCAATGTGCCCCTCTCCATCTCCCGG CTCACGCCTGGAGGCAAAGCTGCACAGGCTGGGGTAGCTGTTGGCGACTGGGTGCTGAGTATTGACGGCGAGAATGCTGGAGGCCTTACGCACATTGAAGCCCAAAACAAGATCCGGGCCTGTGGGGAGCAGCTCAGCCTGGGTCTCAGCAG GGCCCAGCCGGCTCAGAGCAAACCTCGGAAG GTGCAGACCCCTGACAA ACAGCCGCTCCGACCGCTGGTCCCAGATGCCAGCAAGCAGCGGCTGATGGAAGACACGGAAGACTGGCGGCCACGGCCCGGAACGGGCCAATCCCGTTCCTTCCGCATCCTTGCCCACCTCACGGGCACCGAGTTCA TGCAAGACCCGGATGAGGAGCACCTGAAGAAGTCAAG CCAGGTGCCCAGGACAGAAGCCCCAGTCCCAGCCTCAGCTACACCTcaggagccctggcctg GCCCTACCACCCCCAGCCCGACCAGCCGCCCACCCTGGGCTGTGGACCCTGCATTTGCTGAGCGCTATGCCCCGGACAAGACGAGCACAGTGCTGACCCGGCACAGCCAGCCTGCCACACCCACGCCCCTGCAGAACCGCACCTCCATCGTGCAGGCAGCTGCTGGAGGGGGCACAGGAGGGGGCGGTGGCAGCAATGGCAAGACTCCTGTGTGCCACCAGTGCCACAAGGTCATCCG GGGCCGTTACCTGGTGGCACTGGGCCACGCATACCACCCCGAGGAGTTTGTGTGCAGCCAGTGTGGGATGGTCCTTGAAGAGGGCGGCTTCTTCGAGGAGAAGGGTGCCATCTTCTGCCCACCCTGCTATGACATGCGCTACGCACCCAGCTGTGCCAAGTGCAAGAAAAAGATCACAGGC GAAATCATGCATGCCCTGAAGATGACTTGGCACGTGCATTGCTTCACCTGCACAGCCTGCAAGACACCCATTCGGAACAGGGCCTTCTACATGGAAGAAGGAGTGCCCTACTGTGAGCGAG ACTATGAGAAGATGTTTGGCACAAAATGCCGAGGCTGTGACTTCAAGATCGACGCCGGGGACCGCTTCCTGGAGGCCCTGGGCTTCAGCTGGCATGACACGTGCTTTGTGTGCGCG ATATGTCAGATCAACCTGGAAGGAAAGACTTTCTACTCTAAGAAGGACAAACCCCTTTGCAAGAGCCATGCCTTCTCCCACGTGTGA
- the PDLIM7 gene encoding PDZ and LIM domain protein 7 isoform X1 — protein MEGAGTMDSFKVVLEGPAPWGFRLQGGKDFNVPLSISRLTPGGKAAQAGVAVGDWVLSIDGENAGGLTHIEAQNKIRACGEQLSLGLSRAQPAQSKPRKALTPASDPPRYTFAPSTSLNKTARPFGAPLLADSTPQQNGQPLRPLVPDASKQRLMEDTEDWRPRPGTGQSRSFRILAHLTGTEFMQDPDEEHLKKSSQVPRTEAPVPASATPQEPWPGPTTPSPTSRPPWAVDPAFAERYAPDKTSTVLTRHSQPATPTPLQNRTSIVQAAAGGGTGGGGGSNGKTPVCHQCHKVIRGRYLVALGHAYHPEEFVCSQCGMVLEEGGFFEEKGAIFCPPCYDMRYAPSCAKCKKKITGEIMHALKMTWHVHCFTCTACKTPIRNRAFYMEEGVPYCERDYEKMFGTKCRGCDFKIDAGDRFLEALGFSWHDTCFVCAICQINLEGKTFYSKKDKPLCKSHAFSHV, from the exons ATGGAAG gGGCAGGCACCATGGATTCCTTCAAGGTGGTGCTGGAGGGACCAGCCCCCTGGGGCTTTCGGCTGCAAGGGGGCAAGGACTTCAATGTGCCCCTCTCCATCTCCCGG CTCACGCCTGGAGGCAAAGCTGCACAGGCTGGGGTAGCTGTTGGCGACTGGGTGCTGAGTATTGACGGCGAGAATGCTGGAGGCCTTACGCACATTGAAGCCCAAAACAAGATCCGGGCCTGTGGGGAGCAGCTCAGCCTGGGTCTCAGCAG GGCCCAGCCGGCTCAGAGCAAACCTCGGAAG GCCCTGACCCCTGCCTCGGACCCCCCGCGGTACACCTTTGCACCCAGCACTTCCCTCAACAAGACAGCGCGGCCCTTCGGGGCGCCCCTGCTGGCTGACAGCACCCCACAGCAGAATGG ACAGCCGCTCCGACCGCTGGTCCCAGATGCCAGCAAGCAGCGGCTGATGGAAGACACGGAAGACTGGCGGCCACGGCCCGGAACGGGCCAATCCCGTTCCTTCCGCATCCTTGCCCACCTCACGGGCACCGAGTTCA TGCAAGACCCGGATGAGGAGCACCTGAAGAAGTCAAG CCAGGTGCCCAGGACAGAAGCCCCAGTCCCAGCCTCAGCTACACCTcaggagccctggcctg GCCCTACCACCCCCAGCCCGACCAGCCGCCCACCCTGGGCTGTGGACCCTGCATTTGCTGAGCGCTATGCCCCGGACAAGACGAGCACAGTGCTGACCCGGCACAGCCAGCCTGCCACACCCACGCCCCTGCAGAACCGCACCTCCATCGTGCAGGCAGCTGCTGGAGGGGGCACAGGAGGGGGCGGTGGCAGCAATGGCAAGACTCCTGTGTGCCACCAGTGCCACAAGGTCATCCG GGGCCGTTACCTGGTGGCACTGGGCCACGCATACCACCCCGAGGAGTTTGTGTGCAGCCAGTGTGGGATGGTCCTTGAAGAGGGCGGCTTCTTCGAGGAGAAGGGTGCCATCTTCTGCCCACCCTGCTATGACATGCGCTACGCACCCAGCTGTGCCAAGTGCAAGAAAAAGATCACAGGC GAAATCATGCATGCCCTGAAGATGACTTGGCACGTGCATTGCTTCACCTGCACAGCCTGCAAGACACCCATTCGGAACAGGGCCTTCTACATGGAAGAAGGAGTGCCCTACTGTGAGCGAG ACTATGAGAAGATGTTTGGCACAAAATGCCGAGGCTGTGACTTCAAGATCGACGCCGGGGACCGCTTCCTGGAGGCCCTGGGCTTCAGCTGGCATGACACGTGCTTTGTGTGCGCG ATATGTCAGATCAACCTGGAAGGAAAGACTTTCTACTCTAAGAAGGACAAACCCCTTTGCAAGAGCCATGCCTTCTCCCACGTGTGA
- the PDLIM7 gene encoding PDZ and LIM domain protein 7 isoform X4 has protein sequence MEGAGTMDSFKVVLEGPAPWGFRLQGGKDFNVPLSISRLTPGGKAAQAGVAVGDWVLSIDGENAGGLTHIEAQNKIRACGEQLSLGLSRYKGSDPPGRQPLRPLVPDASKQRLMEDTEDWRPRPGTGQSRSFRILAHLTGTEFMQDPDEEHLKKSSQVPRTEAPVPASATPQEPWPGPTTPSPTSRPPWAVDPAFAERYAPDKTSTVLTRHSQPATPTPLQNRTSIVQAAAGGGTGGGGGSNGKTPVCHQCHKVIRGRYLVALGHAYHPEEFVCSQCGMVLEEGGFFEEKGAIFCPPCYDMRYAPSCAKCKKKITGEIMHALKMTWHVHCFTCTACKTPIRNRAFYMEEGVPYCERDYEKMFGTKCRGCDFKIDAGDRFLEALGFSWHDTCFVCAICQINLEGKTFYSKKDKPLCKSHAFSHV, from the exons ATGGAAG gGGCAGGCACCATGGATTCCTTCAAGGTGGTGCTGGAGGGACCAGCCCCCTGGGGCTTTCGGCTGCAAGGGGGCAAGGACTTCAATGTGCCCCTCTCCATCTCCCGG CTCACGCCTGGAGGCAAAGCTGCACAGGCTGGGGTAGCTGTTGGCGACTGGGTGCTGAGTATTGACGGCGAGAATGCTGGAGGCCTTACGCACATTGAAGCCCAAAACAAGATCCGGGCCTGTGGGGAGCAGCTCAGCCTGGGTCTCAGCAGGTACAAGGGCTCTGACCCCCCTGGCAG ACAGCCGCTCCGACCGCTGGTCCCAGATGCCAGCAAGCAGCGGCTGATGGAAGACACGGAAGACTGGCGGCCACGGCCCGGAACGGGCCAATCCCGTTCCTTCCGCATCCTTGCCCACCTCACGGGCACCGAGTTCA TGCAAGACCCGGATGAGGAGCACCTGAAGAAGTCAAG CCAGGTGCCCAGGACAGAAGCCCCAGTCCCAGCCTCAGCTACACCTcaggagccctggcctg GCCCTACCACCCCCAGCCCGACCAGCCGCCCACCCTGGGCTGTGGACCCTGCATTTGCTGAGCGCTATGCCCCGGACAAGACGAGCACAGTGCTGACCCGGCACAGCCAGCCTGCCACACCCACGCCCCTGCAGAACCGCACCTCCATCGTGCAGGCAGCTGCTGGAGGGGGCACAGGAGGGGGCGGTGGCAGCAATGGCAAGACTCCTGTGTGCCACCAGTGCCACAAGGTCATCCG GGGCCGTTACCTGGTGGCACTGGGCCACGCATACCACCCCGAGGAGTTTGTGTGCAGCCAGTGTGGGATGGTCCTTGAAGAGGGCGGCTTCTTCGAGGAGAAGGGTGCCATCTTCTGCCCACCCTGCTATGACATGCGCTACGCACCCAGCTGTGCCAAGTGCAAGAAAAAGATCACAGGC GAAATCATGCATGCCCTGAAGATGACTTGGCACGTGCATTGCTTCACCTGCACAGCCTGCAAGACACCCATTCGGAACAGGGCCTTCTACATGGAAGAAGGAGTGCCCTACTGTGAGCGAG ACTATGAGAAGATGTTTGGCACAAAATGCCGAGGCTGTGACTTCAAGATCGACGCCGGGGACCGCTTCCTGGAGGCCCTGGGCTTCAGCTGGCATGACACGTGCTTTGTGTGCGCG ATATGTCAGATCAACCTGGAAGGAAAGACTTTCTACTCTAAGAAGGACAAACCCCTTTGCAAGAGCCATGCCTTCTCCCACGTGTGA
- the PDLIM7 gene encoding PDZ and LIM domain protein 7 isoform X2: MDSFKVVLEGPAPWGFRLQGGKDFNVPLSISRLTPGGKAAQAGVAVGDWVLSIDGENAGGLTHIEAQNKIRACGEQLSLGLSRAQPAQSKPRKALTPASDPPRYTFAPSTSLNKTARPFGAPLLADSTPQQNGQPLRPLVPDASKQRLMEDTEDWRPRPGTGQSRSFRILAHLTGTEFMQDPDEEHLKKSSQVPRTEAPVPASATPQEPWPGPTTPSPTSRPPWAVDPAFAERYAPDKTSTVLTRHSQPATPTPLQNRTSIVQAAAGGGTGGGGGSNGKTPVCHQCHKVIRGRYLVALGHAYHPEEFVCSQCGMVLEEGGFFEEKGAIFCPPCYDMRYAPSCAKCKKKITGEIMHALKMTWHVHCFTCTACKTPIRNRAFYMEEGVPYCERDYEKMFGTKCRGCDFKIDAGDRFLEALGFSWHDTCFVCAICQINLEGKTFYSKKDKPLCKSHAFSHV; this comes from the exons ATGGATTCCTTCAAGGTGGTGCTGGAGGGACCAGCCCCCTGGGGCTTTCGGCTGCAAGGGGGCAAGGACTTCAATGTGCCCCTCTCCATCTCCCGG CTCACGCCTGGAGGCAAAGCTGCACAGGCTGGGGTAGCTGTTGGCGACTGGGTGCTGAGTATTGACGGCGAGAATGCTGGAGGCCTTACGCACATTGAAGCCCAAAACAAGATCCGGGCCTGTGGGGAGCAGCTCAGCCTGGGTCTCAGCAG GGCCCAGCCGGCTCAGAGCAAACCTCGGAAG GCCCTGACCCCTGCCTCGGACCCCCCGCGGTACACCTTTGCACCCAGCACTTCCCTCAACAAGACAGCGCGGCCCTTCGGGGCGCCCCTGCTGGCTGACAGCACCCCACAGCAGAATGG ACAGCCGCTCCGACCGCTGGTCCCAGATGCCAGCAAGCAGCGGCTGATGGAAGACACGGAAGACTGGCGGCCACGGCCCGGAACGGGCCAATCCCGTTCCTTCCGCATCCTTGCCCACCTCACGGGCACCGAGTTCA TGCAAGACCCGGATGAGGAGCACCTGAAGAAGTCAAG CCAGGTGCCCAGGACAGAAGCCCCAGTCCCAGCCTCAGCTACACCTcaggagccctggcctg GCCCTACCACCCCCAGCCCGACCAGCCGCCCACCCTGGGCTGTGGACCCTGCATTTGCTGAGCGCTATGCCCCGGACAAGACGAGCACAGTGCTGACCCGGCACAGCCAGCCTGCCACACCCACGCCCCTGCAGAACCGCACCTCCATCGTGCAGGCAGCTGCTGGAGGGGGCACAGGAGGGGGCGGTGGCAGCAATGGCAAGACTCCTGTGTGCCACCAGTGCCACAAGGTCATCCG GGGCCGTTACCTGGTGGCACTGGGCCACGCATACCACCCCGAGGAGTTTGTGTGCAGCCAGTGTGGGATGGTCCTTGAAGAGGGCGGCTTCTTCGAGGAGAAGGGTGCCATCTTCTGCCCACCCTGCTATGACATGCGCTACGCACCCAGCTGTGCCAAGTGCAAGAAAAAGATCACAGGC GAAATCATGCATGCCCTGAAGATGACTTGGCACGTGCATTGCTTCACCTGCACAGCCTGCAAGACACCCATTCGGAACAGGGCCTTCTACATGGAAGAAGGAGTGCCCTACTGTGAGCGAG ACTATGAGAAGATGTTTGGCACAAAATGCCGAGGCTGTGACTTCAAGATCGACGCCGGGGACCGCTTCCTGGAGGCCCTGGGCTTCAGCTGGCATGACACGTGCTTTGTGTGCGCG ATATGTCAGATCAACCTGGAAGGAAAGACTTTCTACTCTAAGAAGGACAAACCCCTTTGCAAGAGCCATGCCTTCTCCCACGTGTGA